In Plantibacter sp. PA-3-X8, one DNA window encodes the following:
- a CDS encoding LacI family DNA-binding transcriptional regulator: MTPPPTRRKRATVHDVAVEAGVSRGTVSRVVNGERYVSAEAREAIEAAIEKVGYVPNTAARNLVMQRTQAVGFVVHEPHSLFVDDPNIGNILLGANEALSQADHQLVCLVVDSERDTDRITRYLSGGFVDGVIMVSARQNDPITRVIERLGLPATFVGHPPDLRELPFVGIDNRSASVDITGELIGAGRRHIGMIAAALDRDSGSDRLAGFRDALGDRFDERLVVEVPLYSHQDGFAGMSELLRREPAVDGVFAASDAVAAGALEALRAAGRNVPEDVSVVGFDDSAWALRCHPPLTTVHQPAAAVGQRAAEVLLAQLRGETISPVGSFVPTSIVRRGSV; encoded by the coding sequence GTGACCCCTCCGCCGACCCGACGCAAACGAGCGACGGTGCACGATGTCGCCGTCGAGGCCGGCGTCTCCCGGGGCACGGTCAGCCGGGTCGTCAACGGCGAGCGCTACGTGTCCGCTGAAGCGCGCGAGGCGATCGAGGCCGCCATCGAGAAGGTCGGCTACGTGCCGAACACGGCCGCCCGGAACCTCGTCATGCAGCGCACCCAGGCCGTCGGGTTCGTCGTCCACGAGCCGCACAGCCTGTTCGTCGACGACCCCAACATCGGCAACATCCTGCTCGGGGCGAACGAGGCCCTGTCACAGGCCGACCACCAGCTCGTCTGCCTGGTCGTCGACTCCGAGCGCGACACCGACCGCATCACCCGGTACCTCTCGGGCGGCTTCGTCGACGGGGTGATCATGGTCTCCGCTCGCCAGAACGACCCGATCACGCGCGTCATCGAGCGCCTCGGTCTCCCCGCGACCTTCGTCGGCCACCCGCCCGACCTCCGTGAGCTCCCCTTCGTCGGGATCGACAACCGGTCGGCGTCGGTCGACATCACCGGTGAGTTGATCGGCGCCGGCCGACGGCACATCGGCATGATCGCGGCAGCCCTCGACCGGGACTCCGGCTCAGACCGACTCGCCGGATTCCGCGATGCGCTCGGCGACCGCTTCGACGAACGACTCGTCGTGGAGGTCCCGCTGTACTCGCACCAGGACGGCTTCGCCGGCATGTCGGAGCTGCTCCGCCGGGAGCCGGCCGTCGACGGCGTGTTCGCGGCTTCGGACGCCGTCGCGGCCGGAGCACTCGAAGCCCTCCGTGCGGCGGGGCGGAATGTGCCGGAGGACGTGTCGGTCGTCGGCTTCGACGACTCGGCGTGGGCGCTCCGTTGCCACCCGCCCCTCACCACCGTCCACCAGCCGGCGGCGGCCGTCGGTCAGCGCGCGGCGGAGGTGCTCCTCGCGCAGCTCCGGGGTGAGACGATCTCGCCTGTCGGCTCGTTCGTCCCCACGTCGATCGTGCGTCGCGGGAGCGTCTGA
- a CDS encoding MFS transporter has protein sequence MSEPKSSVATGDPTANRSVRDLVRAAISGWLGTALEFMDYQLYSLAAALVFADLFFSNEDPAMAVVAAMATYGVGYVARPVGAFFFARLGDKTGRTKVLFYTILLMGLSTTLIGFLPTYSQVGILAPILLVLLRIAQGFGAGAEISGAGVMLAEYAPAKRRGIIASLVALGTNCGTLLASALWAGLLLAFSEDEVIAWAWRIPFIGSVVIMLFAVWVRFNLKESPVFEERDDVVDGKALTKQETIALATETGNLRTLEAMNRKPIKAFSIALLLRFGQAGNSGLVQTYLISYITVVLLLDRSIGVNAVIVSSLVAFITVPLSGWLGDRYGRKRMYMVWAIIALIIIVPTMLMIHSKDTVQVFVGYVVLHNLAVMSFASLENLTLPELFGARNRYTYTAMAREIAAIVATGAGPVIAAAWVSAATGSFIPIIIMLGVFTLCALVASIWMPEVAGRDLTDPRDAI, from the coding sequence ATGTCAGAACCCAAGTCGTCCGTCGCCACCGGCGACCCCACCGCGAACCGATCCGTCCGCGACCTCGTCCGGGCCGCCATCTCCGGGTGGCTCGGCACCGCGCTCGAGTTCATGGACTACCAGCTCTACTCGCTGGCCGCCGCGCTCGTGTTCGCCGACCTCTTCTTCTCCAACGAGGACCCGGCCATGGCCGTCGTCGCCGCGATGGCGACGTACGGGGTCGGCTACGTCGCCCGTCCGGTCGGCGCGTTCTTCTTCGCCCGGCTCGGCGACAAGACCGGCCGGACCAAGGTCCTCTTCTACACGATCCTGCTCATGGGCCTGTCGACGACGCTCATCGGATTCCTGCCGACCTACTCGCAGGTCGGCATCCTCGCGCCGATCCTGCTGGTCCTCCTGCGGATCGCGCAGGGCTTCGGAGCCGGTGCCGAGATCTCGGGCGCCGGCGTCATGCTCGCTGAGTACGCCCCGGCCAAGCGACGCGGCATCATCGCGTCGCTCGTGGCGCTCGGGACCAACTGCGGCACCCTGCTCGCCTCCGCGCTGTGGGCCGGTCTGCTCCTGGCGTTCAGCGAGGACGAGGTCATCGCCTGGGCCTGGCGCATCCCGTTCATCGGCAGCGTCGTGATCATGCTCTTCGCGGTCTGGGTCCGCTTCAACCTCAAGGAGAGCCCGGTCTTCGAGGAGCGCGACGACGTCGTCGACGGCAAGGCGCTCACCAAGCAGGAGACGATCGCCCTCGCGACCGAGACCGGCAACCTCCGCACGCTCGAGGCCATGAACCGCAAGCCGATCAAGGCGTTCAGCATCGCGCTCCTGCTGCGGTTCGGTCAGGCCGGCAACTCGGGACTCGTCCAGACGTACCTCATCAGCTACATCACCGTCGTCCTGCTGCTGGACCGGTCGATCGGTGTGAACGCCGTCATCGTCTCCTCGCTCGTCGCCTTCATCACCGTGCCGCTCTCCGGTTGGCTCGGTGACCGGTACGGACGGAAGCGCATGTACATGGTGTGGGCGATCATCGCGCTCATCATCATCGTCCCGACCATGCTCATGATCCACAGCAAGGACACCGTCCAGGTGTTCGTCGGCTACGTCGTCCTGCACAACCTGGCCGTGATGAGCTTCGCGTCGCTCGAGAACCTGACCCTGCCGGAGCTGTTCGGCGCGCGGAACCGCTACACCTACACCGCGATGGCCCGGGAGATCGCTGCGATCGTCGCGACCGGCGCTGGCCCCGTCATCGCCGCCGCCTGGGTGTCCGCCGCCACCGGTTCGTTCATCCCGATCATCATCATGCTCGGCGTCTTCACCCTCTGCGCCCTGGTCGCGTCCATCTGGATGCCCGAGGTCGCCGGTCGGGACCTCACCGACCCGCGCGACGCCATCTGA
- a CDS encoding ABC transporter ATP-binding protein, producing MNESDRVVVTVDRLSKRYGDRSVLRDVSLRVHAGEVFGLLGPNGAGKTTTLETIVGLRRPTDGTVRVLGRDPSIDRRYVTERMAVQPQAATLFPTLTVTETLDLFASFYRDVRRPEEVLDELDLGEARRVRVKHLSGGQERRLLIAIALIGNPEIVVLDEPSAGLDPQARRNLWGIIRRQQERGTTILLSTHHMDEATQVCDRIAVLVDGSIAASGEPETLVREHAATATVTFEVPGRTTADELRSHDIPGEITVTAKGAVSLVGIVTDDPDAVLRRLTFSTGLRPRGFRVAHGSLEDLFIDLANRPTSAADGDRAHSP from the coding sequence ATGAACGAATCGGACCGAGTGGTCGTCACCGTCGACCGGCTCAGCAAGCGCTACGGCGACCGGAGCGTCCTGCGCGACGTCTCCCTCCGAGTCCACGCGGGGGAGGTGTTCGGGCTGCTGGGACCGAACGGCGCCGGGAAGACCACCACGCTCGAGACCATCGTCGGACTCCGCCGTCCCACCGACGGAACCGTCCGGGTGCTTGGACGAGACCCGTCGATCGACCGCCGATACGTGACCGAGCGGATGGCGGTGCAGCCGCAGGCCGCCACCCTGTTCCCGACGCTCACGGTCACGGAGACGCTCGACCTCTTCGCGTCGTTCTACCGGGATGTGCGGCGTCCCGAGGAGGTCTTGGACGAGCTCGATCTGGGGGAGGCACGGCGCGTGCGCGTGAAGCACCTCTCAGGCGGCCAGGAGCGTCGCCTGCTGATCGCCATCGCGTTGATCGGCAATCCGGAGATCGTCGTCCTCGACGAGCCGTCGGCCGGACTCGACCCGCAGGCCCGACGGAACCTCTGGGGCATCATCCGGCGCCAGCAGGAACGCGGGACCACGATCCTGCTCTCGACGCATCACATGGACGAGGCCACCCAGGTCTGCGACCGGATCGCCGTCCTCGTGGACGGCTCGATCGCCGCCTCGGGGGAGCCGGAGACCCTGGTCCGGGAACACGCCGCGACGGCCACGGTGACCTTCGAGGTCCCCGGCCGGACCACCGCGGACGAGTTGCGTTCGCACGACATCCCCGGCGAGATCACCGTGACGGCGAAGGGCGCCGTCAGCCTGGTCGGGATCGTGACCGACGACCCTGACGCCGTGCTGCGCCGACTCACCTTCTCCACCGGTCTCAGACCGCGGGGGTTCCGAGTGGCGCACGGGTCGCTCGAGGATCTCTTCATCGATCTCGCGAATCGGCCGACGTCCGCAGCCGACGGCGACCGGGCCCACAGCCCATGA
- a CDS encoding mannitol dehydrogenase family protein gives MTALPPRLGAGSGPRPEHPAPSAAGILHLGLGNFHRAHQAVYTAAALSAGGDEWGIVGVASRSRAVVDAMRAQDLRYTVAEISPTGASFSVPAVHTDVFVAAEDPERVVGTLADDRIRVVTLTVTEHGYSASPSTGLLDLNDPLIAADLRGGAPQTTIGQLARGLQRRASGSGAPITILSCDNLSENGARTEALVRAFLSELRGTEGVEALAYLDSAVAFPSSMVDRIVPATTPRLRELVAARLGVRDDAPVSAEPFTMWAIEDRFAAARPAWEAGGAVFTDEVGAYEQMKVRLLNGTHSLIAYLGALRGVATISESIADTAVESAALAILRDEYEPSVRFPSGVDVRTYERQLFERWANHALGHRTAQVGTDGSVKLRQRIPEPALRLLEAGSVPHLIALTVAAYLSCIAPMPGFDPGPHARAMVDPAREELARLADTSTDGRHLAHRVIAELHLFGQDLAEQPTFISRVGELIDTIRRHGVDAAIRDSIAASQAPMTRTGANR, from the coding sequence ATGACGGCCCTGCCGCCGCGACTGGGCGCCGGCTCGGGCCCGCGTCCGGAGCACCCGGCACCGTCCGCCGCCGGCATCCTGCACCTCGGTCTCGGCAACTTCCACCGAGCACACCAGGCCGTCTACACGGCGGCTGCGCTCAGCGCGGGCGGCGATGAATGGGGCATCGTCGGTGTCGCATCCCGGTCCCGAGCGGTCGTCGACGCGATGCGGGCGCAGGATCTCCGCTACACGGTCGCCGAGATCTCACCCACCGGGGCCTCGTTCTCCGTGCCTGCCGTGCACACCGACGTGTTCGTCGCGGCGGAGGATCCGGAGCGTGTGGTCGGTACCCTCGCGGACGACCGCATCCGGGTCGTCACGCTGACCGTGACGGAGCACGGCTACAGCGCCTCGCCGTCGACCGGCCTCCTCGATCTGAACGACCCGCTGATCGCAGCCGACCTCCGGGGAGGTGCCCCACAGACGACCATCGGCCAACTCGCCCGCGGCCTCCAGCGGCGGGCCTCCGGCAGCGGCGCCCCGATCACGATCCTGAGCTGCGACAACCTGAGCGAGAACGGCGCTCGCACGGAGGCGCTCGTCCGAGCCTTCCTCTCCGAACTGCGCGGCACCGAGGGCGTGGAAGCGCTCGCCTACCTCGACAGCGCGGTCGCCTTCCCGTCCAGCATGGTCGACCGCATCGTCCCGGCGACGACCCCGCGACTGCGCGAGCTCGTGGCAGCCCGGCTCGGCGTCCGGGACGACGCGCCGGTCTCCGCCGAACCGTTCACGATGTGGGCGATCGAGGACCGCTTCGCCGCTGCGCGTCCCGCCTGGGAGGCCGGAGGCGCCGTGTTCACCGACGAGGTGGGGGCGTACGAGCAGATGAAGGTGCGGCTCCTCAACGGGACGCACTCGCTCATCGCCTACCTCGGTGCGCTCCGCGGGGTGGCCACGATCTCGGAGTCGATCGCCGACACCGCCGTCGAATCCGCCGCACTGGCGATCCTCCGCGACGAGTACGAACCGTCGGTGCGGTTCCCGTCCGGCGTCGACGTCCGCACGTATGAGCGGCAGCTCTTCGAACGCTGGGCCAACCACGCCCTCGGGCACCGCACGGCGCAGGTGGGCACCGACGGATCGGTGAAGCTCCGCCAGCGCATCCCGGAGCCCGCCCTCCGTCTGCTCGAGGCCGGGTCCGTTCCACACCTCATCGCCCTCACGGTCGCGGCCTACCTGTCCTGCATCGCCCCGATGCCGGGGTTCGACCCCGGTCCGCACGCGCGCGCCATGGTCGATCCGGCCCGCGAGGAGCTCGCCCGGCTGGCGGACACGTCGACGGACGGTCGGCACCTCGCGCATCGGGTGATCGCGGAGCTGCACCTCTTCGGGCAGGACCTCGCCGAGCAGCCGACCTTCATCTCGCGGGTCGGTGAACTGATCGACACCATCCGTCGACACGGCGTCGACGCGGCCATCCGCGACAGCATCGCCGCCTCGCAGGCACCCATGACCAGGACAGGAGCCAACCGATGA
- a CDS encoding L-idonate 5-dehydrogenase, producing MKTLAIHGAEDIRWEDAPTPEPRDGEVRLRVRYVGICGSDLHYYFNGANGEYVIRESLTPGHELSAVVDVDPSGRLAPGTRVTVHPARYGPSLQGLEDRPHLRPGGDYLGSAAADPHRQGGASEYLIVEHSMVRVLPDGLPLERAALAEPLAVAMHAVGLAGDVRGARVLVIGAGPIGLLVIAAAARAGAARIAASDMREQALERAATVGAGELLLVGRDAVADESYDVVFECSGAPVALTQAVRAAKRGGSIVQVGMLPDADSPINLAPMLAKELTIRGAFRFSTEIDDAIAFLAEGDLLDAVVTQVIPAEQAVDAFAVARDSSRSAKVLLAF from the coding sequence ATGAAGACGCTCGCGATCCACGGCGCGGAGGACATCCGCTGGGAGGATGCCCCCACCCCGGAACCACGCGACGGCGAGGTCCGCCTCCGGGTGCGGTACGTCGGTATCTGCGGCTCCGACCTGCACTACTACTTCAACGGGGCGAACGGCGAGTACGTCATCCGCGAATCGCTCACCCCCGGCCACGAGCTCTCGGCCGTCGTCGACGTGGACCCCTCCGGGCGGCTCGCCCCCGGCACCCGGGTCACCGTGCACCCGGCGCGATACGGCCCGAGCCTGCAGGGGCTCGAGGACCGCCCACACCTGCGACCCGGCGGCGACTACCTCGGGAGCGCGGCGGCGGACCCGCACCGACAGGGTGGGGCCTCGGAGTACCTGATCGTCGAACACTCGATGGTGCGCGTCCTGCCCGACGGGCTCCCGCTCGAGCGGGCGGCGCTCGCCGAACCCCTCGCGGTCGCCATGCACGCGGTCGGGCTGGCCGGCGACGTGCGCGGTGCGCGGGTCCTCGTCATCGGTGCAGGGCCCATCGGTCTGCTCGTGATCGCCGCGGCCGCCCGGGCCGGTGCAGCGAGGATCGCGGCGAGCGACATGCGCGAACAGGCACTGGAACGCGCCGCGACCGTCGGAGCCGGTGAGCTCCTCCTCGTGGGTCGCGACGCTGTCGCCGACGAGTCCTACGACGTCGTCTTCGAATGCTCCGGCGCACCGGTCGCCCTGACCCAGGCGGTTCGTGCCGCGAAACGAGGCGGGTCGATCGTCCAGGTCGGCATGCTCCCCGACGCCGACAGCCCGATCAACCTCGCCCCCATGCTCGCCAAGGAGCTCACCATCCGCGGTGCGTTCCGCTTCTCCACCGAGATCGACGACGCGATCGCGTTCCTCGCCGAGGGCGATCTCCTCGACGCCGTCGTGACCCAGGTCATCCCAGCCGAGCAGGCGGTCGACGCCTTCGCCGTCGCTCGGGACTCATCCCGCTCGGCGAAGGTGCTCCTCGCCTTCTGA
- the manD gene encoding D-mannonate dehydratase ManD produces MSIERADVIVTSPGRNFVTLKITTSDGVVGWGDATLNGRELAVASYLGDHVASILIGRDEDRIEDTWQYLYRGPYWRRGPVTMAAIAAVDMALWDIKAKKAGVPLYQLLGGASRSGIRAYAHASGTDYQALANAITGYQELGFTAVRVQTGVPGLGQVYGVSASGPGVRYDYEPAKRAADGSAATAPTEESWDTAGYLAHMPGVFERIREDFGTGLRILHDGHHRMSPIEAARFAKDIEPYKLFWLEDCTPGEDQTALRLVRQHSTTPLAIGEVFNSVYDYQTLITERLIDYVRSAVTHTGGITAMKKLLDFAAIYGIRSGIHGPTDISPIGMAAALHLDLAIHNFGIQEYMPHNEQTLEVFQTSFTFDDGFLHPGEQPGLGVELDEDAAAAFEYTKAYLPVNRLTDGTVHDW; encoded by the coding sequence ATGAGCATCGAACGCGCGGACGTCATCGTGACGAGTCCCGGCCGGAACTTCGTCACCCTGAAGATCACCACCAGCGACGGCGTCGTGGGCTGGGGCGACGCGACCCTCAACGGGCGCGAACTCGCCGTCGCTTCGTACCTCGGCGACCACGTCGCGTCGATACTGATCGGTCGCGACGAGGACCGCATCGAGGACACCTGGCAGTACCTGTACCGCGGACCGTACTGGCGGCGCGGCCCCGTCACGATGGCGGCCATCGCCGCGGTGGACATGGCGCTCTGGGACATCAAGGCCAAGAAGGCCGGGGTGCCGTTGTACCAGCTGCTCGGCGGCGCGAGTCGATCGGGGATCCGGGCGTACGCCCACGCCTCGGGGACGGACTACCAGGCGCTCGCCAACGCGATCACCGGGTACCAGGAGCTCGGGTTCACCGCGGTGCGCGTCCAGACCGGTGTGCCGGGGCTCGGGCAGGTCTACGGGGTGTCCGCCTCGGGGCCCGGCGTCCGCTACGACTACGAGCCGGCGAAGCGCGCGGCGGACGGCTCGGCAGCCACGGCACCGACCGAGGAGTCCTGGGACACTGCCGGCTACCTCGCGCACATGCCGGGCGTCTTCGAACGGATCCGCGAGGACTTCGGGACGGGCCTCCGGATCCTGCATGACGGACACCACCGCATGTCGCCGATCGAGGCTGCCCGGTTCGCGAAGGACATCGAGCCGTACAAGCTCTTCTGGCTCGAGGACTGCACACCGGGGGAGGACCAGACCGCCCTGCGACTCGTCCGCCAGCACTCGACCACGCCGCTGGCCATCGGCGAGGTCTTCAACTCGGTGTACGACTACCAGACCCTCATCACCGAGCGCCTCATCGACTACGTCCGCTCGGCGGTGACGCACACCGGTGGCATCACGGCGATGAAGAAACTGCTCGACTTCGCGGCGATCTACGGGATCCGTTCCGGCATCCACGGCCCCACCGACATCTCGCCCATCGGGATGGCCGCAGCGCTGCACCTCGACCTCGCGATCCACAACTTCGGGATCCAGGAGTACATGCCGCACAACGAGCAGACCCTCGAGGTGTTCCAGACCTCCTTCACCTTCGACGACGGCTTCCTGCACCCCGGCGAGCAGCCCGGCCTCGGCGTCGAACTCGACGAGGACGCGGCCGCCGCGTTCGAGTACACGAAGGCGTACCTGCCGGTGAACCGGCTGACGGACGGCACCGTCCACGACTGGTGA
- the rarD gene encoding EamA family transporter RarD produces the protein MTAALPPEHRETTPRGVLVSVVASFLFAALFFLPPLLEPFGANEIFAWRVIATVPVLATLIVVFGWWRDVRDIAVRLVRRPLLVLVVVLDGLLLSLQLWLFGWAPQTGHGLELALGYLLMPLAMVVVGVVLHRERLAPLRIAAVAAAAIGVTAAIVVAGGLSWATIAVAVGYPVYFAIRRRAGLDSIGAFCFELAVLVPVAIVLALQPASLAVLAAHPQLGWGIVLLGVIGGVALVLYLVASRLLSFGVFGLLSYLEPVLLVLVAVLLLGESLTLADGFVYGPIVVALILLGLETSRRSPR, from the coding sequence GTGACGGCCGCCCTTCCCCCTGAGCATCGCGAGACGACGCCCCGCGGGGTCCTCGTCTCCGTCGTCGCCTCGTTCCTGTTCGCGGCGCTGTTCTTCCTGCCACCGCTGCTGGAGCCGTTCGGGGCGAACGAGATCTTCGCCTGGCGCGTGATCGCGACGGTGCCGGTGCTGGCGACGCTCATCGTCGTGTTCGGGTGGTGGCGGGACGTCCGCGACATCGCGGTCCGTCTCGTGCGTCGTCCGCTCCTCGTCCTCGTGGTCGTCCTCGACGGGCTCCTGTTGTCCCTGCAGCTGTGGCTCTTCGGTTGGGCACCGCAGACGGGGCACGGGCTGGAACTCGCGCTCGGCTACCTGCTGATGCCACTGGCGATGGTCGTGGTCGGCGTCGTCCTGCATCGGGAGCGACTCGCACCGCTCCGGATCGCTGCGGTCGCTGCAGCCGCCATCGGCGTCACCGCCGCGATCGTCGTGGCCGGTGGGCTGTCCTGGGCGACCATCGCGGTCGCGGTCGGCTACCCGGTGTACTTCGCGATCCGGCGCCGAGCCGGGCTCGACTCCATCGGTGCGTTCTGCTTCGAGCTGGCGGTCCTCGTCCCCGTCGCGATCGTGCTGGCGCTGCAACCGGCCTCACTCGCCGTCCTGGCCGCGCACCCGCAGCTGGGCTGGGGGATCGTGCTCCTCGGGGTGATCGGTGGCGTCGCCCTCGTGCTGTACCTCGTCGCGAGTCGCCTGCTGTCGTTCGGCGTCTTCGGACTGCTCAGCTACCTGGAACCGGTGCTACTGGTCCTCGTGGCGGTCCTCCTCCTCGGCGAATCACTGACGCTCGCCGACGGGTTCGTCTACGGCCCGATCGTCGTCGCGCTCATCCTGCTGGGGCTCGAGACCTCGCGCCGGTCACCGCGCTGA
- a CDS encoding helix-turn-helix transcriptional regulator has product MKNDVRALRTERGWTQVQFAEALGVSRQTVNALETGRYDPSLPLAFRVSALLSRPIEEIFFPGEHDAPPSGGRR; this is encoded by the coding sequence ATGAAGAACGACGTCCGCGCCCTGCGCACCGAACGCGGGTGGACCCAGGTCCAGTTCGCTGAAGCACTCGGCGTCTCCAGGCAGACGGTGAACGCGCTCGAGACCGGGCGCTACGACCCGTCCCTGCCGTTGGCGTTCCGGGTCTCCGCACTGCTCTCCCGCCCGATCGAGGAGATCTTCTTCCCGGGTGAACACGATGCCCCGCCGTCGGGAGGACGACGATGA
- a CDS encoding ABC transporter permease, which produces MSTTPAFPAQVRSFAAAHARDLVRDPRSIIALVASFLALIGLLGGVDALVATASDTPAGVLERALPLVSSTGTMAIAFMLTTVPLVRHRSTGLLRALSTSPARRDAYLLGHLPIRVGLVVVEAAVIIALAAWTVPTRPLSDLVAIAGTILLGGAMLLGFGYLLAARLSNPDIAMQLAYLLPMLALATSGALFPLAILPEWVAGLFRVLPTTWIVGALEATISRGPQPVPLAVVWSLMAACALVSGLAAARLHRWDVG; this is translated from the coding sequence ATGAGCACGACGCCTGCGTTCCCAGCTCAGGTCCGGAGCTTCGCCGCGGCCCACGCGCGCGACCTCGTCCGGGACCCGCGCTCGATCATCGCACTCGTGGCGAGTTTCCTCGCCTTGATCGGACTGCTCGGGGGTGTGGACGCCCTCGTGGCGACGGCGTCCGACACGCCTGCCGGTGTGCTGGAGCGCGCCCTCCCGCTCGTTTCGAGCACGGGGACGATGGCGATCGCCTTCATGCTCACCACGGTGCCGCTGGTCCGGCATCGCAGCACCGGCCTGCTGCGGGCGCTGTCGACCTCGCCGGCCCGTCGCGACGCGTATCTGCTCGGACACCTGCCGATCCGCGTGGGGTTGGTCGTCGTCGAGGCCGCGGTGATCATCGCCCTGGCCGCCTGGACGGTGCCCACCCGTCCACTCTCCGACCTCGTCGCGATCGCCGGCACGATCCTGCTCGGTGGCGCGATGCTGCTCGGCTTCGGCTACCTCCTCGCGGCGCGGTTGTCGAACCCGGACATCGCCATGCAACTCGCGTACCTGCTGCCGATGCTCGCTCTCGCCACGTCCGGGGCCCTCTTCCCGCTCGCGATCCTTCCGGAGTGGGTCGCCGGTCTCTTCCGGGTCCTGCCCACGACCTGGATCGTCGGCGCGCTCGAGGCGACCATCTCCCGAGGCCCTCAGCCCGTGCCGCTCGCAGTGGTCTGGAGCCTGATGGCGGCGTGCGCGCTCGTGTCGGGTCTCGCGGCCGCCCGGCTCCACCGATGGGACGTCGGCTGA
- a CDS encoding LacI family DNA-binding transcriptional regulator, whose protein sequence is MTATLTDVARHAGVSIATASRAFGEPDRLANATLERVLTAAADLGYSNPNGSTAEKTFGVIVPDIASPVYATLLKGVHAQAWQGRHRPVLFDTDEDLHREHEQLELARKLNGMLLCSPRLPDDEIRALVGDTPVVVVNRIIDGLPYVVMDTESGPRQAVEHLAALGHRHIAYAAGPKHSWADLRRGDAVAAACEQLDIEFTRLGHQAASIQGGLAAAATIVASGATAVIAYNDLVALGIDAGITSMGKRCPDDLSIIGTDDIEMASIRQPGLTTVRLAINRCGSLAVEVLLQAMAGGSPRSVASLDSQLIVRDSTAAPRRD, encoded by the coding sequence GTGACCGCCACCCTCACCGATGTCGCCCGTCACGCGGGCGTCTCCATCGCCACCGCGTCGCGGGCGTTCGGCGAGCCGGATCGCCTTGCGAACGCGACGCTCGAGCGGGTCCTCACGGCCGCGGCGGACCTCGGGTACTCGAACCCGAACGGTTCGACGGCGGAGAAGACGTTCGGCGTCATCGTCCCCGACATCGCCAGCCCGGTCTACGCGACCCTCCTGAAGGGCGTCCACGCCCAGGCCTGGCAGGGACGCCACCGCCCGGTGTTGTTCGACACCGATGAGGACCTGCATCGCGAGCACGAGCAGCTCGAACTGGCGCGGAAGCTCAACGGGATGCTCCTCTGCTCGCCACGCCTCCCCGACGACGAGATCCGCGCGCTCGTGGGCGACACCCCGGTCGTGGTGGTCAACCGCATCATCGACGGCCTCCCCTACGTCGTGATGGACACCGAGAGCGGGCCACGGCAGGCGGTCGAACACCTCGCCGCACTGGGTCACCGACACATCGCCTATGCGGCCGGTCCGAAGCACTCCTGGGCGGACCTCCGCCGTGGCGACGCGGTCGCGGCTGCATGCGAGCAGCTCGACATCGAGTTCACCCGCCTGGGCCACCAGGCGGCCTCGATCCAGGGCGGCCTCGCCGCAGCGGCCACGATCGTGGCGAGCGGTGCGACGGCGGTCATCGCCTACAACGACCTGGTCGCCCTCGGCATCGACGCCGGGATCACGTCGATGGGCAAGCGCTGCCCCGACGACCTCAGCATCATCGGCACCGACGACATCGAGATGGCGTCCATCCGCCAGCCCGGTCTCACCACCGTGCGGCTCGCGATCAACCGGTGCGGGTCGTTGGCGGTCGAGGTGCTGCTCCAGGCCATGGCCGGAGGGTCACCCCGTTCGGTCGCGAGTCTCGACTCGCAGCTCATCGTGCGCGATTCGACCGCAGCCCCGCGTCGGGACTGA